In one Nostoc sp. KVJ3 genomic region, the following are encoded:
- a CDS encoding GFA family protein has translation MSLPYIGGCQCGQIRYEIHAKPLTLYLCHCKECQKQSSSAFGMSLTVPRDAVVIVQGKPKSWTRKSDNGREVNNLFCGDCGTRLFHERTYNPNTINVKAGTLDDTSWLCPVGNIWTCSAQSWVIISDQLLNYDGQPEDVRPLWEKWTQQHP, from the coding sequence ATGAGTCTTCCATATATTGGAGGTTGTCAATGTGGACAGATTCGTTACGAAATTCATGCTAAACCATTAACCCTCTACCTATGCCACTGTAAGGAATGTCAGAAACAATCTTCTAGTGCTTTTGGAATGTCTCTTACCGTACCACGAGATGCTGTTGTGATTGTTCAAGGAAAACCGAAATCTTGGACTCGGAAAAGTGATAACGGACGTGAAGTAAATAACCTGTTCTGTGGCGACTGCGGAACGCGATTGTTCCATGAACGGACTTACAACCCAAATACTATCAACGTCAAAGCGGGAACATTAGATGATACAAGTTGGTTATGTCCAGTGGGTAACATTTGGACATGCAGTGCCCAATCATGGGTGATAATTTCAGACCAATTGCTCAACTATGACGGGCAACCAGAAGATGTTCGCCCTTTATGGGAAAAATGGACACAGCAGCATCCATAA
- a CDS encoding fascin domain-containing protein, which produces MSVIKKITAGFIQPVVCAFLVVSLIFGFASNAFAQSIPLVSLKTGDTIALRSDTGKYLSRINRGSVNPTEAAKDAIDPYSKFKVTVLDGNKVALQADTGKYLSRINYTSNGRNTIEAAKDAVDPYSQFNVKVLDGGKIALQSDTGKFLSRINYGGAGGQNPIEAAKDAIDPYSQFQVEILP; this is translated from the coding sequence ATGTCTGTCATCAAGAAAATTACTGCTGGTTTTATACAGCCTGTTGTTTGCGCTTTCTTGGTAGTTTCTCTGATATTTGGTTTTGCTAGCAATGCTTTTGCCCAATCCATTCCTTTAGTCAGCCTCAAAACAGGAGACACCATTGCCCTACGATCAGATACTGGTAAGTATCTGAGTCGCATTAATCGTGGTAGCGTAAATCCGACTGAAGCTGCAAAGGATGCCATTGATCCTTACTCTAAATTTAAGGTGACAGTTTTAGATGGCAATAAAGTTGCTTTACAGGCAGACACTGGTAAGTATCTGAGTCGCATTAATTACACATCAAATGGCAGAAATACCATTGAAGCTGCAAAGGATGCTGTTGATCCTTATTCTCAATTTAACGTGAAAGTTTTAGACGGCGGTAAAATTGCTTTACAGTCAGATACTGGTAAGTTCCTAAGTCGTATTAATTACGGCGGTGCAGGTGGTCAAAATCCCATTGAAGCTGCAAAGGATGCCATTGATCCATATTCTCAATTCCAGGTCGAAATCCTACCCTAG
- a CDS encoding plasmid pRiA4b ORF-3 family protein, which produces MEDLFARLERTLNPELPSLTESQQQLLQELSIDENQPGKILRDFETLIDLLQPNGVEVSSVNNLLPLKVLSELNSQLSHPIETKLKRPVQKSYPYINGLYLLLRSSGIAQIRSQGKKQVLVLDAASLQSWSNLNPTERYFNLLEAWLIWGNNEILGEHQDSFGNLFRCIQLWPRVPDKGLKFPKYENQHDISYYPGLHNVALLELFGLLSIKDGKPTEGKGWRIASLERLPFGDALLQLLFPLGIRGELQDEVNVSFGKLQSYFQPFFPEWEHNLSVQKQGFTDGIYIFKVSLHQVWRSIAIPAKKPLSWLAETILDAFDFDYDHLYEFSYKDRFGRIIKIGHPYMEIPPFADQVEIGDLSIEPGGKMTYLYDFGDNWKFDVKLEAINPPDNKIKKPKILEVHGNAPQQYWSEDEESDENEE; this is translated from the coding sequence ATGGAAGATTTATTTGCGCGACTAGAACGCACACTCAATCCTGAACTACCTTCTTTAACAGAGTCACAACAACAACTCTTACAAGAACTCAGTATTGATGAAAATCAACCCGGTAAAATTTTACGTGACTTTGAAACTCTGATAGATTTGTTACAACCAAATGGAGTAGAAGTTAGTAGTGTTAATAACCTTCTACCCTTGAAAGTACTATCAGAATTGAATTCTCAGTTAAGTCACCCAATTGAGACTAAACTCAAACGCCCCGTACAAAAATCATACCCCTACATTAATGGACTATATCTGTTATTACGCAGTTCTGGAATAGCCCAAATTAGATCCCAAGGGAAGAAACAGGTTTTAGTTTTAGATGCAGCAAGTTTGCAATCATGGTCAAATCTCAATCCAACAGAACGCTATTTCAATTTATTAGAAGCCTGGTTGATTTGGGGAAATAACGAAATTTTAGGGGAACATCAAGATTCATTCGGGAATTTATTTAGATGTATTCAACTTTGGCCCCGCGTTCCAGATAAAGGTTTAAAGTTCCCTAAATATGAAAACCAACACGATATTAGTTATTACCCTGGTCTGCATAATGTTGCCCTGTTAGAGTTATTTGGATTGTTATCTATTAAAGATGGTAAACCAACAGAAGGCAAAGGATGGCGCATTGCTAGTTTAGAACGCTTGCCCTTTGGGGATGCTCTGTTGCAATTACTATTTCCGCTAGGTATCCGAGGAGAATTACAGGATGAGGTTAATGTAAGTTTTGGAAAATTGCAGTCATATTTTCAACCATTTTTTCCAGAATGGGAGCATAATTTATCTGTTCAAAAGCAAGGTTTTACTGATGGCATTTATATTTTTAAAGTGTCTCTTCATCAGGTCTGGAGAAGTATTGCTATACCAGCAAAAAAACCATTAAGCTGGCTAGCAGAGACGATTCTTGATGCTTTTGATTTTGACTATGACCACTTATATGAGTTTAGCTATAAAGACCGTTTTGGCCGCATAATTAAAATAGGTCATCCCTACATGGAAATACCCCCATTTGCCGATCAAGTGGAGATTGGTGACTTATCTATAGAACCGGGTGGTAAAATGACCTATCTTTATGATTTCGGTGACAACTGGAAATTTGATGTAAAGTTAGAAGCAATTAATCCACCTGATAATAAAATAAAAAAACCAAAGATTTTAGAAGTTCACGGAAATGCACCTCAACAGTATTGGAGTGAGGATGAGGAATCAGATGAAAATGAGGAATGA
- the cobO gene encoding cob(I)yrinic acid a,c-diamide adenosyltransferase has product MKNDTPQELKQDQEIGRLIDEVMSSSLTDEQYRKKMQRRKEVQDKRIAEAVPEKGLVIVNTGNGKGKTTAALGMVLRSLGHGYKVAIVQFIKGSWEPSEKRVFSSWEDQIEFHAMGEGFTWETQDRDRDLDKASAAWEKSLEYIRNPDFHLVLLDEINIALKMAYLPLEDVLAGLAQKPANKHVILTGRGAPAGLIERADLVTEMTLIKHPFRDQGVKAQPGIEY; this is encoded by the coding sequence ATGAAAAACGATACACCACAAGAATTAAAGCAAGATCAAGAAATTGGGCGCTTGATTGATGAGGTAATGTCATCATCTCTGACTGATGAACAGTACCGCAAAAAGATGCAGCGACGCAAGGAAGTCCAAGATAAGCGCATAGCAGAAGCTGTACCAGAAAAAGGGTTAGTTATTGTAAATACTGGTAATGGTAAAGGTAAAACTACTGCGGCTTTGGGGATGGTGTTACGATCGCTAGGTCACGGGTATAAAGTAGCGATCGTTCAATTCATCAAGGGAAGTTGGGAACCCTCAGAAAAAAGGGTTTTCAGTTCTTGGGAAGACCAAATAGAATTTCACGCAATGGGCGAAGGCTTCACTTGGGAAACTCAAGACCGCGATCGCGATCTTGACAAAGCTAGCGCCGCCTGGGAAAAATCATTAGAATATATTCGCAACCCAGATTTTCATCTGGTATTGTTAGACGAAATTAATATTGCCCTCAAAATGGCTTACTTACCATTAGAGGACGTTTTGGCGGGTTTGGCGCAAAAACCAGCTAACAAGCACGTTATTCTCACAGGACGAGGCGCACCGGCTGGTTTAATTGAACGTGCTGACCTCGTAACCGAAATGACTTTAATTAAGCACCCTTTCCGCGATCAAGGTGTGAAAGCACAACCGGGAATTGAGTATTAA
- a CDS encoding NB-ARC domain-containing protein, whose translation MNRQKPRRKRGVILTTEGFLKLHTAKCQAESWENSDQRYTLEQLRSRTGLDPDTLMKVFRCQIGVDKQSLNCCFKAFNLRLEASDYQLLLIENPTQNLESPTLNCIDWDDAPDVSIFYGRTAELATLEQWIIGDRCRLVTLLGMGGIGKTWLSMKLATQIQEQFEFVIWRTLRNAPPVKDMLAHLLQVLSTDPSTHLPETVEGRISQLINYFKKHRCLLILDNAEAILKDASYNGDYSYACPEHESYGQFFRQVGETSHQSCLMLISREKPNQIRRMEGKKLPVRVLQLQGLQTQEIQEIFNAKGYFYGSNIEWNKLIERYEGNPLALNIVSTTIQELFDGRIGEFIKQDVVVFGEIYYLVKQHLNRLSNVEKQITHWLAINYQPVTFSELRSQISTLVSPQQLLEALSVLQERSLVHKNAALFSLSPIVREYINNQLIENKISYRMKSKEHQKNVPQIIQTQK comes from the coding sequence ATGAATCGACAAAAACCCAGACGTAAACGTGGTGTAATTCTCACTACTGAAGGATTTCTGAAACTACACACGGCTAAATGTCAAGCAGAAAGTTGGGAAAACTCCGATCAACGTTACACTTTGGAACAACTCAGGTCACGTACTGGCTTAGATCCAGATACCCTGATGAAAGTATTTCGGTGTCAAATTGGAGTGGATAAGCAAAGCCTCAATTGCTGTTTTAAAGCTTTTAACCTACGACTAGAAGCAAGTGATTATCAATTACTTCTCATTGAAAATCCTACCCAAAATCTAGAATCCCCAACCCTAAATTGTATTGATTGGGACGATGCACCAGATGTATCTATTTTTTACGGACGTACAGCAGAATTGGCGACTCTGGAACAATGGATAATAGGCGATCGCTGTCGGTTAGTGACACTATTAGGTATGGGTGGAATCGGTAAAACTTGGCTATCGATGAAGTTGGCTACTCAAATTCAAGAACAGTTTGAGTTTGTGATTTGGCGAACTCTCCGTAATGCGCCACCAGTCAAAGATATGCTAGCCCATCTACTCCAAGTTTTATCAACCGATCCGTCAACTCATTTACCAGAAACGGTAGAAGGTAGAATTTCTCAGTTGATTAATTATTTCAAGAAACATCGTTGTTTGTTGATCTTAGATAATGCAGAGGCAATTTTAAAAGATGCTTCCTATAATGGTGATTATAGTTACGCTTGTCCAGAACATGAAAGTTATGGTCAATTTTTCAGACAAGTAGGAGAAACATCTCATCAAAGTTGCTTGATGCTAATAAGTCGGGAAAAGCCAAATCAAATTAGGCGAATGGAAGGTAAAAAATTACCTGTTCGCGTCTTGCAACTGCAAGGGTTGCAGACACAAGAAATACAGGAAATATTTAATGCCAAGGGTTACTTTTACGGTTCAAATATCGAGTGGAACAAGCTCATTGAACGCTATGAAGGCAATCCATTGGCATTAAATATCGTCTCTACTACCATTCAAGAGTTATTTGATGGCAGGATTGGCGAATTTATCAAGCAAGATGTAGTAGTTTTTGGTGAGATTTACTATCTAGTCAAACAACATCTTAATCGGTTATCAAACGTGGAAAAGCAGATTACGCACTGGCTAGCAATTAATTATCAGCCAGTTACATTTTCAGAATTGCGATCGCAAATATCCACCTTAGTATCACCACAACAATTACTAGAGGCTTTGTCAGTTCTGCAAGAGCGATCGCTGGTTCATAAAAATGCTGCTCTTTTCTCTCTGTCACCCATAGTCAGAGAATATATAAATAACCAATTAATCGAAAATAAAATTAGCTACAGGATGAAATCTAAAGAGCATCAAAAAAACGTTCCTCAGATCATACAGACCCAAAAGTAA
- a CDS encoding AAA family ATPase produces the protein MPNRTGYQINSTLHEGIQTIIYQTQMPKTQQRVILKLLKNEYPTLEAFTRLKNEYQIQQSLNHPNIVKAISLETFDNRVGLLLEDFGGQSLAEIPQTEEFDLIKNLNIAIQLTKAIDYLHKHQIIHKDIKPSNIIINSETGIVKLTDFGIASRLNKENPQFNNPNCVEGTLAYMSPEQTGRMNRILDYRTDFYSLGVTLYEMLTDKIPFFSQDPLEIVYSHIAVQPINPQLLNPKIPNAISEIVLKLMAKNAEDRYQSATGLLADFELCLNQLKTKGTITDFVPGRLDVLSQLLIPQKLYGRENQVNELLAAFERVTSGTSEMMLVSGYSGIGKSVLVNEVNKPITRRQGYFISGKFDQLKRNIPYASLIQAFAYLMQYLLTENNEKIETWREKILSALGTNGKVITDVIPEVELIVGTQPDVAQIGATESQNRFNRVFKEFIQVFTQKEHPLVIFLDDLQWADSATLNLIQLLITDTDSKNLLFIGAYRDNEVNAAHPLIQKIEEIKNVGTVVNNIVLQPLNLENVTQLVGETLQETEVKHDTEFSVFDNKIIHLAELISNKTGGNPFFITQLIQALHQEKLLTFDFIKAQWQWNLEDIQAIGITEKNVVELVASRVEKLPKFTQDVLKLAACVGDRFSLDVLSIVNEKSPSSTANDLHAALQAGLILPLSEAYRIPLVFNQEEAVNLNFDSSRVGYKFLHDRVQQAAYSLIPEELKKSTHLRIGQLLLKNIPKEEIEANIFDVVNQLNVGIVNLIEQSDKTELARLNLIAGRKAKASTAYEAALKYFTNGIELSSIDAWETEYILTIGLYEGAAEAAYLGGNFEQMQQWAEVVQQEAKILLDKVKVYEVKIIASIIQSKQLEAIQIAVSILKLLGINFPDEPTSTDIQQGMDEIAISLKGKSISDLINLPLMSDPNKIAAMRILMGVLPAAFQTAPAMMPIIVCKMVNLSLNYGNTAVSAYGYSLYGLLLCGVQGEINSGYEFGKLASSLVSQFNAEELKAKILTVVSAHVMHWKEHIRETLTSSMSGYASGLETGDLEYAGYCGYIYPYHSFWLGKELWVLEKELTAYCESLKKIKQQVALTWNLVYLQTVLNLKGNYENVDCLIGEAYDEQSMLPIHQQVNDLYTINHLFVNKLMLSYIFGEYFKAVEYAAIAEKSLGGVTGLFVVPMFYFYDSLANLAIYHTAKESEKQTILEKVQANQQKMQLWATHAPTNHLHRFYLVEAERYRILGQKLQAMDYYDNSIAKSQENGFLQEEALAYELAGKFYQSLGKDLIHQTYITKAYYAYIRWGAIAKVKYLESKYVFLVEQTTTIETTTSKIDTIHSTTTTTTNSSLSNFLDFNAFIKFSQAITNEIVLESLLDKLIKILLENAAAHKAILLLFKDNKLYIEASGNAADDVVTVLHSIPVETYQDLPLSVINYVFRTQQYLVLNDAIITEPFNLDIYIQKFKTKSIFCLPIIYQSQITGIIYLENQLSSGAFVPKRVEVLKVLVSQMAIAIQNARLYTREQDKSRELEQSIKDLQEAQLQLIQSEKMSSLGNLVAGVAHEINNPVGFITGSIVQAKDSVTDLIDYLQLYREKFPNPGAEIEEKAEEIDIDFLLKDLPKMIDGMTVGTQRIRNISTSLRTFSRADTTSKVLANIHEGINSTLLILQHRLKADCNRPAIQVIKEYGNIPLVKCYLGQLNQVFMNIIANAIDALEEANIGRSFMEVQDNYPNIITILTKIEKDNNLIINIRDNAKGMSEEVKSCIFENLFTTKCVGKGTGLGLSISRQIIVENHGGSLICESVLGQGTQFIISIPILG, from the coding sequence ATGCCAAATCGCACTGGATACCAAATCAACTCGACTCTCCACGAAGGAATCCAAACAATTATTTATCAAACACAAATGCCAAAGACGCAACAGCGAGTTATTCTCAAGTTGCTTAAAAATGAATATCCTACCCTCGAAGCCTTTACTCGTCTGAAAAATGAGTATCAAATTCAGCAGAGTTTAAATCATCCCAATATAGTCAAAGCCATTAGTCTGGAAACCTTTGATAACCGGGTTGGGCTATTGTTAGAAGACTTTGGTGGCCAATCTTTAGCCGAAATTCCACAAACAGAAGAATTTGATTTAATTAAAAACTTAAATATTGCTATTCAACTGACTAAAGCTATAGATTATTTACATAAACATCAAATTATTCATAAAGACATTAAACCTAGTAACATCATCATTAATTCTGAGACAGGTATTGTTAAACTCACTGACTTTGGTATAGCTTCCCGCCTAAATAAGGAAAATCCTCAATTTAATAACCCTAACTGCGTTGAAGGCACACTTGCTTATATGTCTCCCGAACAAACGGGGAGAATGAATCGTATTCTCGATTATCGCACTGACTTTTATTCTCTTGGTGTGACTTTATATGAAATGCTTACTGATAAAATACCATTTTTTAGTCAAGACCCCTTAGAAATAGTTTATAGTCACATTGCTGTTCAACCGATAAATCCACAGTTATTAAATCCAAAAATTCCTAACGCCATCTCAGAAATTGTGCTGAAGTTAATGGCGAAAAATGCTGAAGACAGATATCAAAGCGCTACAGGATTATTAGCAGATTTTGAGTTATGTCTTAATCAGTTAAAAACTAAGGGTACAATTACTGATTTTGTTCCAGGACGTTTAGATGTATTAAGCCAGTTATTAATTCCTCAAAAATTATATGGCCGTGAAAACCAAGTTAATGAACTGTTAGCTGCATTTGAACGGGTTACATCTGGGACGAGTGAGATGATGCTAGTTTCTGGTTATTCTGGTATTGGAAAATCAGTTTTAGTCAATGAAGTTAATAAACCCATCACTCGCAGACAAGGTTACTTTATTTCTGGTAAATTTGACCAATTAAAGCGAAATATACCTTATGCTTCTCTAATTCAAGCTTTTGCCTATTTAATGCAGTATTTACTAACAGAAAATAATGAAAAAATAGAAACCTGGCGGGAAAAAATACTATCAGCTTTAGGAACAAATGGAAAAGTCATTACTGACGTAATTCCAGAAGTAGAATTAATTGTTGGTACACAGCCAGACGTTGCCCAAATTGGTGCAACAGAATCACAAAATCGCTTCAATCGAGTTTTTAAAGAGTTTATCCAAGTTTTTACGCAAAAAGAACATCCCTTAGTCATATTTTTAGATGATTTACAATGGGCAGATTCAGCCACATTGAATTTAATCCAACTACTCATAACTGATACCGATAGCAAAAATCTATTGTTTATTGGTGCATATAGAGATAATGAAGTTAATGCAGCACATCCTTTAATCCAAAAGATAGAAGAAATTAAGAATGTTGGCACAGTTGTTAATAATATTGTGTTGCAACCTTTAAATTTAGAGAATGTGACTCAGCTAGTTGGCGAAACCTTACAAGAGACAGAGGTTAAGCATGATACAGAATTCAGCGTTTTTGACAATAAAATTATCCATTTAGCTGAATTAATTTCTAATAAGACAGGTGGAAATCCATTTTTTATCACACAACTTATTCAAGCACTACATCAAGAAAAACTTTTAACATTTGACTTCATTAAGGCTCAATGGCAATGGAATTTAGAGGATATTCAAGCAATTGGGATTACCGAGAAGAATGTAGTTGAGTTAGTTGCCAGTAGAGTTGAGAAACTACCAAAATTTACCCAAGATGTTTTAAAATTAGCAGCTTGCGTGGGTGACAGATTTAGTCTGGATGTTTTATCAATAGTTAATGAAAAATCACCTTCTTCGACAGCCAATGATTTACACGCGGCTTTGCAAGCAGGGTTAATTCTACCTTTAAGTGAAGCTTACCGGATTCCTTTAGTTTTTAATCAAGAAGAAGCGGTTAATTTAAACTTTGACAGTTCACGAGTGGGTTACAAGTTCTTGCATGACAGAGTACAACAAGCAGCATATTCGCTGATTCCAGAAGAACTTAAGAAATCTACTCACCTGAGAATTGGGCAATTGCTTCTAAAAAATATCCCAAAGGAGGAAATAGAAGCTAATATTTTTGATGTCGTCAATCAGTTAAATGTAGGTATTGTTAACCTAATAGAGCAATCTGATAAAACTGAATTGGCACGATTAAATTTAATTGCAGGGCGAAAAGCTAAAGCTTCTACAGCTTATGAAGCTGCACTTAAGTATTTCACAAATGGCATAGAACTTTCAAGCATAGACGCTTGGGAAACCGAATATATTTTAACTATAGGTTTATATGAAGGAGCCGCAGAAGCAGCTTATCTGGGTGGTAATTTTGAGCAGATGCAGCAATGGGCTGAGGTGGTGCAGCAAGAAGCCAAAATTCTTTTAGATAAAGTGAAAGTCTATGAAGTAAAGATTATCGCTTCTATCATTCAAAGTAAGCAACTAGAAGCGATTCAGATAGCAGTATCAATTTTGAAATTGTTAGGAATAAATTTTCCAGATGAGCCGACATCAACTGATATTCAGCAGGGGATGGATGAAATTGCTATTTCTTTGAAAGGGAAATCTATTTCAGATTTGATTAACTTACCATTAATGTCCGATCCTAACAAGATTGCGGCTATGAGGATATTAATGGGAGTTCTACCTGCGGCTTTTCAAACTGCTCCTGCAATGATGCCAATTATTGTTTGTAAAATGGTTAATTTGTCCTTAAACTATGGCAATACGGCTGTATCTGCTTATGGTTATAGTCTTTATGGCTTACTTCTTTGTGGAGTTCAAGGAGAAATTAATTCTGGCTATGAATTTGGTAAATTAGCTTCTAGTTTGGTGTCGCAATTTAATGCTGAAGAACTCAAGGCTAAAATTCTAACGGTTGTTAGCGCTCATGTTATGCACTGGAAAGAACATATTAGGGAGACATTAACATCATCAATGTCTGGATATGCTAGTGGTCTGGAAACCGGAGATTTAGAATATGCTGGCTATTGTGGTTATATTTATCCCTATCATTCATTTTGGTTGGGTAAGGAACTTTGGGTTTTAGAAAAAGAACTAACAGCTTATTGTGAATCACTAAAAAAAATTAAGCAGCAAGTAGCTTTAACTTGGAATCTAGTATATTTACAAACAGTTTTGAATTTGAAAGGTAATTACGAAAATGTAGACTGTTTAATTGGAGAAGCCTACGACGAGCAAAGTATGCTGCCAATTCATCAACAAGTAAATGACCTTTACACAATTAACCATCTATTTGTCAATAAACTAATGCTCTCTTACATATTTGGGGAGTATTTTAAAGCTGTAGAATATGCTGCGATCGCAGAAAAATCTTTAGGTGGTGTTACAGGGTTATTTGTTGTTCCAATGTTCTATTTTTACGATTCTTTAGCAAACTTAGCAATATATCATACCGCTAAAGAGTCTGAAAAGCAAACTATTCTAGAAAAAGTCCAAGCTAATCAGCAAAAAATGCAACTTTGGGCTACTCATGCACCTACGAATCACTTACATAGATTTTATCTCGTAGAGGCAGAGAGGTATCGGATTTTGGGTCAAAAGCTGCAAGCAATGGACTACTACGATAACTCTATTGCCAAATCTCAGGAAAATGGTTTTCTCCAAGAAGAAGCTTTAGCTTATGAGTTAGCAGGAAAATTTTATCAATCTCTAGGTAAAGATTTAATTCATCAAACCTATATAACTAAAGCCTATTATGCCTATATTCGTTGGGGTGCGATCGCTAAAGTTAAATACTTAGAATCAAAGTATGTTTTTCTAGTAGAACAAACTACTACTATAGAAACTACTACTTCTAAAATAGATACAATTCATTCTACCACTACCACAACTACTAATAGCAGCTTAAGCAATTTCTTAGACTTTAATGCATTCATCAAGTTTTCGCAAGCGATTACCAACGAAATTGTTTTAGAAAGTTTGTTGGATAAGCTAATCAAAATTTTACTAGAAAATGCTGCTGCCCATAAAGCAATACTACTCCTATTTAAAGACAATAAACTCTATATCGAAGCTTCAGGAAATGCTGCTGACGATGTAGTGACAGTTTTACATTCTATTCCTGTTGAAACTTATCAGGATTTACCGCTATCTGTAATTAACTACGTTTTTCGCACTCAGCAATATCTTGTATTAAATGATGCGATCATTACAGAACCGTTTAACCTTGATATTTATATTCAGAAATTTAAAACAAAATCAATCTTTTGCTTACCCATAATTTACCAATCCCAAATTACGGGGATTATTTATTTAGAAAATCAGTTATCATCAGGGGCTTTTGTTCCAAAAAGGGTAGAGGTATTAAAAGTTTTGGTTTCTCAAATGGCTATTGCTATCCAAAACGCCCGTTTGTACACAAGAGAACAAGACAAATCTAGAGAATTAGAACAGTCAATAAAAGATTTACAAGAGGCACAATTACAACTTATCCAAAGCGAAAAAATGTCTTCTTTAGGAAATTTAGTTGCAGGTGTAGCACACGAAATCAACAACCCAGTTGGTTTTATTACAGGTAGTATAGTCCAAGCAAAAGATAGCGTTACTGATTTAATAGACTATCTCCAACTATACCGAGAAAAGTTCCCGAATCCTGGTGCTGAGATTGAAGAGAAAGCTGAAGAGATAGATATAGATTTCCTACTAAAAGATTTACCCAAAATGATTGATGGGATGACAGTTGGCACACAGCGCATTCGTAATATTAGTACCTCTCTCCGTACTTTTTCCCGCGCTGATACTACCTCTAAAGTGCTAGCTAATATCCATGAAGGGATTAATAGTACTTTGTTGATTTTACAGCATCGTCTGAAAGCCGATTGTAATCGTCCAGCAATTCAAGTCATTAAGGAGTATGGAAATATCCCTTTAGTCAAATGCTATTTGGGACAGTTGAATCAAGTTTTTATGAATATTATTGCAAATGCAATAGATGCTCTAGAAGAAGCAAATATCGGTCGTAGTTTTATGGAAGTTCAAGATAATTATCCTAATATTATTACTATCTTAACTAAGATTGAGAAAGATAATAATCTGATAATTAATATTCGAGATAATGCTAAAGGAATGTCAGAAGAAGTTAAGTCCTGTATTTTTGAAAATTTATTTACTACTAAATGCGTAGGGAAAGGTACAGGATTAGGATTATCTATTAGTCGCCAAATTATAGTAGAAAATCATGGTGGAAGTTTGATTTGTGAATCAGTCTTAGGACAAGGAACACAATTTATAATTTCTATCCCAATTTTGGGATAA
- a CDS encoding nucleotidyltransferase family protein: MNSNTRLQMILADTPIDTVLPAIAQLNLPNWWLAGGAVRNTVWSSIFGNDCGLVIKDFDIAFFDIEGNRSQELAAKATLTEQFPHDEFDVKNQASFARWRLGSRPYTSTEDAVAEWLHTATAVGVRLDAQGQWQFFTPYGLDDLFDGIIRPTPAHTHNIDAHNKASGFLQKCPSLRLA, from the coding sequence ATGAATAGTAACACTCGTTTACAGATGATTTTAGCTGATACACCTATTGATACAGTATTACCTGCGATCGCTCAACTAAATCTACCTAACTGGTGGTTAGCGGGTGGTGCAGTCCGAAATACAGTTTGGTCTTCGATTTTTGGCAATGACTGCGGGTTAGTTATTAAAGATTTTGATATTGCATTCTTTGATATAGAGGGAAATCGTTCTCAGGAACTAGCAGCAAAAGCAACTCTCACAGAACAATTTCCTCATGACGAGTTTGATGTCAAAAATCAAGCCAGTTTTGCTCGTTGGCGGCTTGGTAGCAGACCTTACACTAGTACAGAAGATGCCGTTGCAGAGTGGCTGCACACTGCAACGGCTGTCGGAGTCCGACTAGATGCACAAGGCCAATGGCAATTTTTCACTCCCTACGGATTAGATGACCTGTTTGATGGCATTATTCGACCTACGCCAGCACATACTCATAACATCGATGCCCACAATAAAGCATCTGGATTCTTGCAGAAGTGTCCTTCTCTGCGTTTGGCGTAA